A part of Scleropages formosus chromosome 3, fSclFor1.1, whole genome shotgun sequence genomic DNA contains:
- the carm1 gene encoding histone-arginine methyltransferase CARM1: protein MAVSLFSGVRLLSIGDANGDIQRHSEQQPLRLEVKTTQDAALLSLSTAEETCVFKCSVTRETECSRVAKQSFIITLGCNSVLLQFSSPTDFSSFYNILKNCRGHNLERSAFSERTEESSAVQYFQFYGYLSQQQNMMQDYVRTGTYQRAILQNHTDFKDKVVLDVGCGSGILSFFAAQAGARKVYAVEASTMAQHAEVLVNSNGLTDRVVVIPGKVEEVSLPEQVDIIISEPMGYMLFNERMLESYLHAKKFLKPNGNMFPTIGDVHLAPFTDEQLYMEQFTKANFWYQPSFHGVDLSALRGAAVDEYFRQPIVDTFDIRILMAKSVKYTVNFLEAKEDDLYRIEIPFKFHMVNSGLVHGLAFWFDVAFIGSVMTVWLSTAPTEPLTHWYQVRCLLQSPLFAKAGDTMSGTALLIANKRQSYDISIVAQVDQTGSKSSNLLDLKNPFFRYTGSTPAPPPGSHYTSPSENMWNTGGAYNMSQGMTVSGMPTAYDLSAVIGSGSTASHNSLIPLVNTGIVNHTHSRMGSIMSTGIVQGGSAGQPAPSSSTYYPINSQFTMGGPAISMASPMAIPSNTVHYGS from the exons ATGGCGGTGTCCCTGTTCTCCGGCGTGCGGCTGCTCTCGATCGGGGACGCGAACGGGGACATTCAGCGGCACTCGGAGCAGCAGCCCCTGCGGCTCGAGGTGAAGACCACGCAGGACGCGGCCCTGCTGAGCCTCTCCACcg CTGAGGAGAcgtgtgtgttcaagtgctctgttaCACGGGAAACAGAATGTAGCCGTGTGGCCAAGCAGTCCTTCATCATCACCTTGGGCTGCAACAGCGTCTTGCTTCAGTTCTCCTCCCCCACAG ACTTTTCCTCTTTCTACAACATCCTTAAGAACTGCCGGGGGCACAACTTGGAGCGCTCGGCATTCAGTGAAAGGACGGAGGAGTCTTCTGCTGTTCAGTACTTCCAG TTCTATGGCTACCTCTCCCAGCAGCAGAACATGATGCAGGATTATGTCCGGACCGGAACATATCAGCGAGCCATCCTTCAGAACCATACAGACTTCAAAGACAAA GTGGTGCTGGATGTGGGATGCGGCTCTGGGATCCTCTCGTTTTTTGCTGCTCAGGCTGGAGCAAGGAAGGTTTACGCCGTGGAGGCCAGCACTATGGCCCAGCATGCCGAG GTTCTGGTGAACAGCAATGGGTTAACAGACCGGGTGGTTGTGATCCCGGGGAAAGTGGAGGAGGTGTCCCTGCCTGAACAAGTGGACATCATCATCTCAGAGCCAATGGGCTACATGCTGTTCAACGAGAGGATGCTTGAGAGCTACTTGCATGCCAAGAAGTTCCTCAAACCCAATG GTAACATGTTTCCCACCATTGGCGACGTCCACTTGGCCCCTTTCACAGACGAGCAGCTGTACATGGAGCAGTTCACCAAGGCCAACTTCTG GTACCAGCCCTCCTTCCATGGCGTAGACCTCTCAGCTCTGCGGGGCGCTGCTGTGGACGAGTATTTCCGCCAACCCATTGTG GATACTTTTGATATTCGAATCCTCATGGCCAAATCGGTGAAGTACACAGTCAATTTCTTAGAAGCCAAAGAAGACGACTTGTACAG AATAGAGATTCCATTCAAGTTCCACATGGTGAACTCTGGGCTTGTGCATGGACTGGCGTTTTGGTTTGATGTGGCTTTCATCGGCTCAGT CATGACGGTGTGGCTCTCCACGGCTCCCACAGAGCCTCTCACCCACTGGTACCAGGTGCGCTGCCTGCTGCAGTCACCTCTGTTCGCCAAGGCTGGGGACACCATGTCCGGCACCGCCCTGCTTATTGCAAATAAGAG GCAGAGTTATGACATTAGTATTGTTGCCCAAGTTGACCAGACCGGCTCCAAATCCAGCAATCTTCTAGACCTGAAGAACCCCTTCTTCAG GTACACTGGCTCCacacctgctcctcctcctggctCACACTACACTTCTCCTTCTGAGAACATGTGGAACACTGGGGGGGCCTACAACATGAGCCAAGGCATGACCGTGTCAG GGATGCCCACAGCCTATGACCTCAGCGCTGTCATCGGAAGTGGATCTACAGCCTCTCACAACAGCCTTATCCCACTCG TGAACACAGGGATAGTAAACCACACCCACTCCAGAATGGGATCCATTATGAGCACAGGAATTGTCCAGG GAGGTTCTGCGGGACAGCCAGCACCCAGCAGCAGTACTTACTATCCTATAAACAGCCAGTTCACTATGGGCGGCCCAGCCATTTCCATGGCATCTCCGATGGCGATTCCCAGCAACACTGTGCACTATGGGAGCTAA
- the LOC108926159 gene encoding protein YIPF1-like produces MATPDDLRFQEFEAAADLLSADPNASTVSALSVSSTQAHGDVKLDLSEDEGGQEENSELLRGDKKTGAFWTFEYYQSFFNVDTMQVLDRIRGSVMPLPGKSFIKSHIRGNPDLYGPFWICATLVFSMAISGNLSTFLSQMGQPQYHYRPQFHRVTIAAVAVFAYAWLVPLGVWGFLTWRQSTERQISGYSFLETVCVYGYSLFVYVPTSILWIFPWDWLRWLLIIIALLISGSLLILTFWPVVRDDTKLTAFATVATIIVLHALLAIGCKLYFFQTVTPTITLNPTPATSPNHTAAASDIAKEH; encoded by the exons ATGGCAACTCCCGATGACCTCCGATTCCAGG AGTTCGAGGCGGCCGCAGATTTGCTGTCCGCCGATCCCAACGCCTCCACTGTCAGCGCGTTGAGCGTGAGTTCGACCCAAGCGCACGGAGACGTCAAACTGGATTTGTCGGAGGACGAGGGAGGCCAAGAGGAGAATTCGGAG CTCCTTCGGGGAGACAAGAAAACTGGCGCCTTCTGGACATTTGAGTACTACCAGTCATTTTTCAATGTGGATACGATGCAG GTCCTGGACAGAATCAGAGGGTCAGTGATGCCTTTGCCAGGGAAAAGCTTCATCAAGAGTCACATCCGGGGCAACCCTGATCTCTATG GTCCCTTCTGGATCTGTGCCACGCTGGTCTTTTCAATGGCCATCAGCGGGAACCTCTCCACCTTCCTGAGCCAGATGGGCCAGCCTCAGTACCACTACAGACCTCAGTTTCATCGGG TAACCATTGCAGCTGTGGCAGTGTTTGCGTATGCGTGGCTGGTGCCACTCGGTGTGTGGGGCTTCCTGACGTGGCGGCAGAGTACTGAACGCCAGATCAGCGGGTACTCCTTTTTGGAGACGGTGTGCGTCTACGGCTACTCGTTGTTCGTCTATGTCCCCACCTCG ATCTTGTGGATTTTTCCTTGGGACTGGCTGCGCTGGTTGCTCATTATCATTGCCCTGCTCATCTCGGGTTCGCTGCTCATTCTCACCTTCTGGCCGGTGGTGCGGGATGACACCAAGTTGACTGCTTTTGCTACTGTGGCAACCATCATCGTGCTTCATGCTCTGCTTGCCATTGGCTGCAAG ctttatttCTTCCAGACTGTGACACCCACAATAACACTTAATCCCACGCCAGCTACTTCCCCAAACCACACAGCAGCCGCCTCGGACATAGCAAAGGAACACTGA
- the LOC108926080 gene encoding guanine nucleotide-binding protein G(I)/G(S)/G(O) subunit gamma-5-like translates to MSNNSASSSSSLVIAQKAVKQLRLEASVRRIKVSQAAADLKTFCIQNAHKDPLLMGVPSSDNPFRPPKSCVLF, encoded by the exons ATGTCGAACAACAgcgcgagcagcagcagcagcctcgtGATCGCGCAGAAAGCGGTGAAGCAGCTGCGGCTCGAGGCGAGTGTGCGGAGGATCAAG GTGTCCCAGGCTGCTGCGGACCTCAAGACGTTCTGCATCCAGAATGCGCACAAAGACCCCCTCCTCATGGGAGTCCCGTCCAGCGACAACCCTTTCCGCCCCCCCAAGTCGTGCGTCCTTTTCTGA
- the clpp gene encoding ATP-dependent Clp protease proteolytic subunit, mitochondrial — protein MLIRRFLTNGLKVVRGSRFVHHSPPWRSPLIPIVVEQTGRGERAYDIYSRLLRERIICVMGPIDDSVASLVIAQLLFLQSESNNKPIHMYINSPGGVITAGLAIYDTMQYILNPISTWCVGQAASMGSLLLAAGTNGMRHSLPNARIMVHQPSGGARGQATDIAIQAEEILKLKRQINNIYCKHTGQPLETIESVMERDRYMSPMEAQDFGIIDRVLVHPPQAGKDEPEIVQKEAPTSTSPSAPSDAARPVQGSVASSPPSSYKPEP, from the exons ATGCTTATTCGG CGCTTCTTGACAAATGGGCTCAAGGTTGTCAGGGGGAGCCGATTTGTCCACCACAGCCCTCCATGGAGAAGCCCTCTCATccccattgtggtggaacagaCG GGCCGAGGTGAGCGTGCCTATGATATTTACTCAAGGCTGCTTAGAGAACGGATAATTTGCGTCATGGGACCG ATTGATGATTCTGTGGCCAGCCTGGTTATTGCCCAGCTACTCTTCCTTCAGTCAGAGAGCAACAACAAACCCATCCACATGTACATCAACAGTCCTG GGGGTGTGATCACAGCTGGCCTGGCCATCTATGACACCATGCAGTACATTCTGAACCCCATCTCCACCTGGTGTGTGGGGCAGGCAGCCAGCATGGGCAGTCTTCTGCTGGCTGCAGGCACCAATGGAATGAGGCACTCACTTCCCAATGCCAGGATCATGGTGCACCAGCCTTCAGGTGGAGCAAGG GGTCAGGCCACTGACATTGCCATCCAGGCTGAGGAGATTCTAAAACTGAAGAGGCAGATCAATAACATCTACTGCAAACACACGGGACAACCTCTGGAAACCATTG AGAGTGTCATGGAGAGAGACCGCTACATGAGTCCCATGGAGGCCCAGGACTTCGGCATTATTGACCGGGTGCTGGTTCACCCACCCCAGGCCGGGAAGGACGAGCCTGAGATTGTGCAGAAGGAAGCGCCCACCTCCACCAGCCCCTCTGCCCCCTCTGATGCTGCTAGGCCTGTACAGGGTTCTGTAGCAAGCAGCCCGCCTTCATCCTACAAACCTGAACCCTAA